A genomic segment from Sphingomonas astaxanthinifaciens DSM 22298 encodes:
- the rpsE gene encoding 30S ribosomal protein S5: MADETETQTQAGAPEAGAVTEAADAGQPAQDARGPRGPRGGRGRGGDNRGGGNRGRRDDRRGGRNQDDDGGEELIEKLVHINRVSKTVKGGKRFGFAALVVVGDGKGRAGFGHGKAREVPEAISKATAAAKKAMIRVPLRDGRTLHHDGKGHFGAGKVALRAAPAGTGIIAGGPMRAIFESLGVADVVTKSVGTSNPYNMIRATFEALKDQTSPRSVAQRRGKKVADLLGRGGVSQAEAEATADSITE; the protein is encoded by the coding sequence ATGGCTGACGAGACTGAAACCCAGACCCAGGCCGGTGCTCCCGAAGCGGGCGCCGTGACCGAGGCGGCCGATGCCGGTCAGCCGGCGCAGGATGCCCGCGGTCCGCGCGGTCCCCGTGGCGGCCGTGGCCGCGGCGGCGACAATCGTGGCGGTGGCAACCGTGGTCGTCGTGACGATCGCCGCGGCGGTCGCAACCAGGACGACGACGGCGGCGAGGAGCTGATCGAGAAGCTGGTCCACATCAACCGCGTCTCGAAGACCGTGAAGGGCGGCAAGCGCTTCGGTTTCGCGGCGCTGGTCGTGGTCGGCGACGGCAAGGGTCGCGCGGGCTTCGGCCACGGCAAGGCCCGCGAAGTGCCGGAAGCGATCAGCAAGGCGACCGCGGCGGCCAAGAAGGCCATGATCCGCGTTCCGCTGCGCGACGGCCGCACCCTGCACCACGACGGCAAGGGCCACTTCGGCGCCGGCAAGGTCGCGCTTCGTGCGGCGCCGGCCGGCACCGGGATCATCGCCGGTGGCCCGATGCGCGCCATCTTCGAGAGCCTGGGCGTGGCGGACGTGGTGACCAAGTCGGTCGGTACCTCCAACCCGTACAACATGATCCGCGCCACCTTCGAGGCGCTCAAGGATCAGACCAGCCCCCGTTCGGTGGCGCAGCGTCGCGGCAAGAAGGTCGCCGACCTGCTCGGCCGCGGTGGCGTGAGCCAGGCGGAGGCCGAGGCCACCGCCGACAGCATCACGGAGTAA
- the rplR gene encoding 50S ribosomal protein L18, whose protein sequence is MAKLSLFDRRRRRVRTTLRARASGKPRLSVHRSGRHIYAQLIDDAAGRTIAAASTLDKDLRGKANATTEGAKLVGKTLAERAKAAGIDRVVFDRGGFLFHGRVKALADAAREGGLEF, encoded by the coding sequence ATGGCCAAGCTCTCCCTCTTCGACCGTCGTCGGCGCCGCGTGCGCACGACCCTTCGGGCCCGCGCGTCGGGCAAGCCGCGGCTGTCGGTGCACCGTTCGGGGCGCCACATCTATGCGCAGCTGATCGACGATGCCGCCGGGCGGACCATCGCGGCCGCCTCGACGCTGGACAAGGACCTGCGCGGCAAGGCCAACGCCACCACCGAGGGCGCCAAGCTGGTCGGCAAGACGCTTGCCGAGCGCGCCAAGGCCGCTGGCATCGACCGGGTCGTGTTCGACCGCGGTGGCTTCCTCTTCCATGGTCGGGTCAAGGCCCTGGCCGATGCCGCCCGTGAGGGCGGGCTGGAGTTCTAA
- the rplF gene encoding 50S ribosomal protein L6, which yields MSRIGKKPVPVPAGVTASLEGQTLSVKGPKGTLSMKVLDDLVRTSIEDGQISVQPVNDSQRSRAAWGMQRTNVLNLVTGVTEGFTKVLEITGVGYRAAAQGKNLRLQLGYSHDVNYAIPEGIDVKTPDPNTVEISGIDKQKVGQVAAEIRRWRKPEPYKGKGIKYRGEFIFRKEGKKK from the coding sequence ATGTCCCGTATCGGCAAGAAGCCGGTCCCGGTCCCGGCCGGCGTGACGGCGAGCCTCGAGGGCCAGACCCTCAGCGTCAAGGGCCCCAAGGGCACCCTGTCGATGAAGGTTCTCGATGACCTGGTCCGTACCTCGATCGAGGACGGTCAGATCAGCGTGCAGCCGGTCAACGACAGCCAGCGCTCGCGCGCGGCGTGGGGCATGCAGCGCACCAACGTGCTGAACCTCGTCACCGGCGTGACCGAGGGCTTCACCAAGGTGCTCGAGATCACCGGCGTCGGCTATCGCGCCGCAGCCCAGGGCAAGAACCTGCGCCTGCAGCTCGGCTACAGCCACGACGTCAACTACGCGATCCCCGAGGGCATCGACGTCAAGACTCCCGACCCCAACACGGTCGAGATCAGCGGCATCGACAAGCAGAAGGTCGGTCAGGTCGCGGCCGAGATCCGTCGCTGGCGCAAGCCCGAGCCGTACAAGGGCAAGGGCATCAAGTATCGCGGCGAGTTCATCTTCCGCAAGGAAGGGAAGAAGAAGTAA
- the rpsH gene encoding 30S ribosomal protein S8: MAMTDPLGDMLTRIRNGQQAKKDSVLTPASKLRAHVLDVLQREGYIRGYSEEELAGQKGLRIELKYFEGQPAIQHLARVSKPGRRVYSGARELPRVRNGLGMTIVSTPRGVLSDAEAREQNVGGEVLAEVF, translated from the coding sequence ATGGCGATGACCGATCCCCTGGGTGATATGCTCACCCGCATCCGCAACGGCCAGCAGGCGAAGAAGGACAGCGTCCTCACTCCCGCCAGCAAGCTCCGCGCGCACGTCCTCGACGTGCTCCAGCGCGAGGGCTACATCCGTGGCTATTCCGAGGAAGAACTGGCGGGCCAGAAGGGCCTCCGGATCGAACTCAAATATTTCGAAGGCCAGCCCGCGATCCAGCATCTGGCGCGCGTCTCGAAGCCCGGTCGCCGGGTCTATTCGGGCGCTCGCGAGCTTCCGCGGGTCCGCAACGGCCTGGGCATGACCATCGTCTCGACGCCGCGCGGCGTGCTTTCCGATGCGGAAGCGCGTGAGCAGAACGTCGGTGGCGAAGTCCTGGCGGAGGTGTTCTAA
- the rpsN gene encoding 30S ribosomal protein S14 codes for MAKLSSINKNERRKKLVAKQAAKYAKLKALANDESRDETERLIARLKMAELPRNGNPTRIRNRCELTGRSRAYYRKFRLSRVMLRELGNKGLIPGLTKSSW; via the coding sequence ATGGCGAAACTGAGTTCCATCAACAAGAACGAGCGTCGCAAGAAGCTCGTCGCGAAGCAGGCGGCCAAGTACGCCAAGCTCAAGGCCCTCGCGAACGACGAGAGCCGCGACGAGACCGAGCGTCTGATCGCGCGTCTGAAGATGGCGGAGCTGCCCCGTAACGGCAATCCGACCCGTATCCGCAATCGGTGCGAGCTGACGGGCCGGTCCCGCGCTTACTACCGCAAGTTCCGTCTCTCGCGCGTGATGCTTCGCGAATTGGGCAACAAGGGCCTGATTCCGGGTCTCACCAAGTCGAGCTGGTAA
- the rplE gene encoding 50S ribosomal protein L5 — translation MAEQAYTPRLRKDYDERIVKAMTEKFGYKNRLEVPKLEKIVINMGVGEATQDKKKVEAAAAEMQAIAGQKPVITKAKKSIAQFKLREGMPIGCKVTLRRERMYEFLDRLVTIALPRVRDFRGLNPKSFDGRGNYAMGLKEQIVFPEIEYDRIEKVRGMDIIVTTTAKTDEEARELLRLFNFPFPADAEQQKAAA, via the coding sequence ATGGCTGAGCAGGCTTACACTCCGCGCCTGCGGAAGGATTATGACGAGCGCATCGTCAAGGCGATGACCGAGAAGTTCGGCTACAAGAACCGTCTCGAGGTTCCGAAGCTCGAAAAGATCGTCATCAACATGGGTGTCGGTGAAGCCACCCAGGACAAGAAGAAGGTCGAGGCCGCTGCGGCCGAGATGCAGGCGATCGCCGGCCAGAAGCCGGTGATCACCAAGGCGAAGAAGTCGATCGCGCAGTTCAAGCTGCGTGAGGGCATGCCGATCGGTTGCAAGGTCACCCTTCGCCGCGAGCGCATGTACGAGTTCCTCGACCGCCTCGTCACGATCGCCCTTCCGCGCGTCCGCGACTTCCGCGGCCTCAACCCGAAGAGCTTCGACGGGCGCGGCAATTATGCGATGGGTCTCAAGGAACAGATCGTGTTCCCCGAGATCGAATATGACCGGATCGAGAAGGTCCGCGGCATGGACATCATCGTCACCACCACGGCGAAGACCGACGAGGAAGCGCGCGAGCTGCTGCGCCTCTTCAACTTCCCGTTCCCCGCAGACGCTGAACAGCAAAAGGCTGCCGCGTAA
- the rplX gene encoding 50S ribosomal protein L24, with the protein MAAAKIKKGDKVVVLSGKDKGKTGEVVRSMPKEQKVVVSGVNVAVRHKKPTQAAPQGGLERKEAPLHISKVAIADPKTGKATRVRFEERDGKKVRIAAKSGELING; encoded by the coding sequence ATGGCCGCCGCGAAGATCAAGAAGGGCGACAAGGTCGTCGTCCTCTCGGGCAAGGACAAGGGCAAGACCGGTGAGGTCGTGCGCTCCATGCCCAAGGAACAGAAGGTCGTGGTGAGCGGTGTCAACGTCGCCGTCCGCCACAAGAAGCCGACCCAGGCGGCCCCGCAGGGTGGTCTGGAGCGCAAGGAAGCGCCGCTGCACATCTCGAAGGTCGCGATCGCCGACCCGAAGACGGGCAAGGCGACCCGCGTTCGCTTCGAGGAGCGCGACGGCAAGAAGGTCCGCATCGCGGCCAAGTCCGGGGAGCTGATCAATGGCTGA